Proteins from one Juglans microcarpa x Juglans regia isolate MS1-56 chromosome 6S, Jm3101_v1.0, whole genome shotgun sequence genomic window:
- the LOC121237336 gene encoding CCR4-NOT transcription complex subunit 9-like isoform X2, whose amino-acid sequence MSNLPQSLSMNAPFGGPSVSVPSAPGAPANKDRKMASAEHLVLDLSNPELRENALLELSKKRELFQDLAPLLWNSFGTIAALLQEIVSIYPVLSPPNLTPAQSNRVCNALALLQCVASHPDTRMLFLNAHIPLYLYPFLNTTSKSRPFEYLRLTSLGVIGALVKFCTYSHLCGPLSLSLSLSLPTCGAHTHTHTHTPTHPLTWTRIKLSITVDDTEVISFLLSTEIIPLCLRTMEMGSELSKTVATFIVQKILLDDVGLDYICTTAERFFAVGRVLGNMVAALAEQPSSRLLKHIIRCYLRLSDNPRACDALRSCLPDMLRDATFNGCLREDPTTRRWLQQLLHNVGVNRVPALQAGGGFDHMMVN is encoded by the exons ATGTCGAACCTGCCCCAATCGCTCTCCATGAACGCGCCCTTCGGAGGTCCGAGCGTGTCGGTCCCAAGCGCTCCCGGTGCTCCGGCGAACAAGGACCGGAAAATGGCCTCGGCCGAGCACTTGGTCCTCGACCTCAGCAACCCTGAACTCCGAGAGAACGCTCTTCTCGAACTCTCTAAG aaGAGAGAATTATTTCAAGATTTGGCTCCATTGTTGTGGAATTCTTTTGGTACTATTGCTGCACTTTTACAG GAGATAGTTTCAATATACCCCGTTTTATCACCACCAAATCTGACTCCTGCACAATCAAATCGAGTTTGTAATGCTCTTGCCCTTCTTCAG TGTGTAGCCTCTCATCCAGACACAAGGATGTTGTTCCTCAATG CTCATATACCATTATATCTGTACCCCTTCCTTAATACAACAAGCAAGTCAAGGCCGTTTGAGTACTTGAGGCTGACTAGTTTGGGTGTCATTGGTGCCTTGGTAAAG TTCTGTACTTACTCCCACTTGTGtgggcctctctctctctctctctctctctctctccccacatgcggtgcacacacacacacacacacacacacccctaCTCACCCACTCACATGGACCAGGATAAAATTAAGTATCACG GTTGATGATACAGAAGTTATTAGCTTCCTTCTCTCGACAGAAATAATTCCATTGTGCCTACGCACTATGGAAATGGGTAGTGAATTGTCAAAAACA GTTGCCACATTTATAGTTCAGAAAATTCTGTTGGATGATGTGGGCTTGGATTATATTTGTACCACCGCAGAACGGTTTTTTGCAGTAGGTCGAGTTTTGGGGAACATGGTTGCTGCCCTTGCTGAGCAACCCTCATCCCGTCTGTTGAAGCATATTATTCGATGCTATCTTCGATTGTCAGATAATCCAAG GGCTTGTGATGCATTAAGAAGTTGCCTTCCCGACATGCTAAGAGATGCTACCTTCAATGGTTGTCTTCGG GAAGATCCCACAACAAGGAGGTGGCTACAACAGTTGCTTCACAATGTCGGAGTAAATCGGGTTCCGGCTCTTCAAGCCGGGGGAGGATTTGATCATATGATGGTGAACTAA
- the LOC121236465 gene encoding stigma-specific STIG1-like protein 1 translates to MVVVKVIVIIAITMALSIALAMKSIGKVEEKMPFPHTETSYDYPKELPIKEKKVLQLPSKRVSRFLAERNPNAADHCNKDEEICYVKEGTNYTCCNNKCVDLSTDKDNCGACKNKCKYTDECCRGECVEVAYDERHCGSCNHPCKTGEYCFYGLCNYA, encoded by the coding sequence ATGGTGGTTGTGAAGGTCATCGTGATCATCGCCATAACCATGGCTTTGTCCATTGCTCTGGCCATGAAAAGCATTGGCAAAGTGGAGGAAAAGATGCCTTTTCCACACACTGAGACTTCTTACGATTATCCGAAAGAGCTGCCCATTAAGGAAAAGAAAGTACTGCAATTGCCTTCAAAAAGGGTGAGTCGCTTCCTTGCGGAGAGGAACCCAAATGCAGCCGACCACTGCAACAAGGACGAGGAAATATGTTATGTCAAAGAAGGCACAAACTACACCTGCTGCAACAACAAGTGCGTGGATTTGTCCACTGACAAAGACAACTGCGGTGCATGCAAGAACAAGTGCAAGTATACCGACGAGTGTTGCAGAGGGGAGTGCGTGGAAGTGGCTTACGACGAGAGGCACTGTGGTTCCTGCAATCACCCTTGCAAAACAGGCGAATATTGCTTTTATGGATTGTGCAATTATGCGTAA
- the LOC121237509 gene encoding lignin-forming anionic peroxidase-like has translation MAFTSTCTCFIFAILLFLSSMQSEAHLYSKFYDHTCPKALSTIRTATRRAISRERRMAASLIRLHFHDCFVQGCDASILLDDAPSILSEKNSRINENSIRGYDVIDVVKAQVESICPGIVSCADIVAVAARDASVAVGGPTWTVKLGRRDSTTANVNIVENNLPTAKDPLEKLIKLFHDKGLSKRDMVALSGSHTIGQARCETFRDRIHNNTSEIDADFARTRKRKCSLDTDSNENLAPLDLVTPNSFDNNYFKNLIKKKGLIESDQILFSGGSTDSIVWEYSKRPSTFEADFAAAMVRMGDIDPITGFKGQIRKRCNVVNY, from the exons ATGGCCTTTACTAGTACTTGCACTTGCTTtatttttgctatattgttgttTCTCTCAAGCATGCAGTCCGAAGCacatttatattctaaattttatgaCCACACATGTCCAAAAGCACTTAGTACGATCCGGACAGCTACAAGGAGAGCCATTTCCCGTGAGCGTAGGATGGCAGCATCACTCATTCGACTCCATTTCCACGATTGTTTTGTCCAA GGATGTGATGCATCAATCTTGCTTGATGATGCACCCTCGATCTTGAGCGAGAAAAACTCGAGaattaatgaaaattcaatCAGAGGATATGATGTCATTGATGTTGTCAAGGCCCAAGTGGAGAGCATTTGTCCTGGCATTGTTTCATGTGCAGATATCGTTGCAGTTGCAGCTCGTGATGCATCTGTCGCT GTTGGTGGACCAACATGGACGGTAAAACTTGGAAGAAGAGACTCTACCACAGCAAACGTCAACATAGTTGAGAACAACCTTCCAACGGCTAAAGATCCCCTTGAAAAGCTAATTAAGTTGTTTCATGACAAAGGTTTGAGTAAAAGAGACATGGTTGCCCTTTCAG GATCACATACAATTGGTCAAGCAAGATGTGAGACTTTTCGTGATAGGATTCACAACAATACAAGTGAAATTGATGCTGACTTTGCTAGAACTAGAAAGCGCAAGTGCTCACTTGATACAGATAGCAACGAGAATTTAGCACCACTTGATTTGGTGACACCTAATTCTTTTGATAATAACTACTTCAAGAATCTCATTAAGAAGAAGGGTCTTATTGAATCAGATCAAATACTATTTAGTGGAGGATCCACAGACAGCATTGTTTGGGAATATAGCAAGAGACCTTCAACTTTCGAAGCTGATTTTGCTGCTGCCATGGTGAGGATGGGAGATATCGATCCCATCACAGGTTTTAAAGGACAAATAAGAAAACGTTGCAATGTAGTCAACTACTAA
- the LOC121237336 gene encoding CCR4-NOT transcription complex subunit 9-like isoform X1: protein MSNLPQSLSMNAPFGGPSVSVPSAPGAPANKDRKMASAEHLVLDLSNPELRENALLELSKNKELFQDLAPSLWNSFGTIAALIQEIVSIYPVLSPPNLTPAQSNRVCNALALLQCVASHPDTRMLFLNAHIPLYLYPFLNTTSKSRPFEYLRLTSLGVIGALVKFCTYSHLCGPLSLSLSLSLPTCGAHTHTHTHTPTHPLTWTRIKLSITVDDTEVISFLLSTEIIPLCLRTMEMGSELSKTVATFIVQKILLDDVGLDYICTTAERFFAVGRVLGNMVAALAEQPSSRLLKHIIRCYLRLSDNPRACDALRSCLPDMLRDATFNGCLREDPTTRRWLQQLLHNVGVNRVPALQAGGGFDHMMVN from the exons ATGTCGAACCTGCCCCAATCGCTCTCCATGAACGCGCCCTTCGGAGGTCCGAGCGTGTCGGTCCCAAGCGCTCCCGGTGCTCCGGCGAACAAGGACCGGAAAATGGCCTCGGCCGAGCACTTGGTCCTCGACCTCAGCAACCCTGAACTCCGAGAGAACGCTCTTCTCGAACTCTCTAAG AACAAGGAATTATTTCAAGATTTGGCTCCTTCCCTGTGGAATTCTTTTGGTACTATTGCTGCACTTATACAG GAGATAGTTTCAATATACCCCGTTTTATCACCACCAAATCTGACTCCTGCACAATCAAATCGAGTTTGTAATGCTCTTGCCCTTCTTCAG TGTGTAGCCTCTCATCCAGACACAAGGATGTTGTTCCTCAATG CTCATATACCATTATATCTGTACCCCTTCCTTAATACAACAAGCAAGTCAAGGCCGTTTGAGTACTTGAGGCTGACTAGTTTGGGTGTCATTGGTGCCTTGGTAAAG TTCTGTACTTACTCCCACTTGTGtgggcctctctctctctctctctctctctctctccccacatgcggtgcacacacacacacacacacacacacccctaCTCACCCACTCACATGGACCAGGATAAAATTAAGTATCACG GTTGATGATACAGAAGTTATTAGCTTCCTTCTCTCGACAGAAATAATTCCATTGTGCCTACGCACTATGGAAATGGGTAGTGAATTGTCAAAAACA GTTGCCACATTTATAGTTCAGAAAATTCTGTTGGATGATGTGGGCTTGGATTATATTTGTACCACCGCAGAACGGTTTTTTGCAGTAGGTCGAGTTTTGGGGAACATGGTTGCTGCCCTTGCTGAGCAACCCTCATCCCGTCTGTTGAAGCATATTATTCGATGCTATCTTCGATTGTCAGATAATCCAAG GGCTTGTGATGCATTAAGAAGTTGCCTTCCCGACATGCTAAGAGATGCTACCTTCAATGGTTGTCTTCGG GAAGATCCCACAACAAGGAGGTGGCTACAACAGTTGCTTCACAATGTCGGAGTAAATCGGGTTCCGGCTCTTCAAGCCGGGGGAGGATTTGATCATATGATGGTGAACTAA
- the LOC121237798 gene encoding ribonuclease 3-like protein 2 gives MEASVGAVEHIISYSFTDKTLLEEALTHSSYTDFPSYQRLEFVGDAALGLAFTNYVFLAYPHLDPGQLSLLRASNISTEKLARVAVRHRLYRYLRHKSAAIDDKVKEFVDAVSKEDDTAIYGGIVKAPKILADIVESVAAAIYIDINFDLQRLWVIFRGLLEPIITLEELQQQPQPVTMLFELCQKQGKRVDIKHWRKGAKNIASVYVDGVFVASGSSEQKEMSKLDAAKQALRKLSQSMPISIGPPQFSVELNGSFEIEGAKQKLHELCSMKKWPKPIYRIEKDAGPPHERKFVCSVQVATIGGTFFMVGDEKSRIKESDSSAASYLIRALHESNYL, from the exons ATGGAGGCGTCAGTCGGAGCCGTAGAGCATATCATTTCCTACAGCTTCACGGACAAAACGCTTCTTGAAGAAGCCCTGACCCACTCCTCCTACACCGACTTCCCTTCCTACCAGCGCCTCGAATTCGTTGGCGACGCTGCCCTCGGCCTCGCTTTCACCAATTACGTCTTCCTCGCCTACCCTCATCTCGATCCCGGTCAGCTCTCCCTCCTACGAGCCTCCAATATCAGCACCGAGAAACTTGCTCGCGTTGCCGTCCGACACCGCCTCTACCGCTACCTGAGGCACAAATCCGCCGCTATTGATGATAAG gTTAAAGAGTTTGTTGATGCAGTCAGTAAGGAAGATGATACGGCTATATATGGTGGTATTGTAAAGGCCCCTAAGATACTTGCTGACATTGTAGAATCTGTGGCAGCGGCTATATACATTGACATCAATTTTGACCTGCAAAGATTATGGGTG ATTTTTAGGGGTCTCTTGGAGCCTATTATTACTCTTGAAGAATTGCAGCAACAACCCCAACCTGTTACAATGCTGTTTGAGCTGTGTCAGAAGCAAGGGAAGAGAGTTGATATCAAGCATTGGAGAAAGGGGGCAAAGAATATTGCTAGTGTATATGTCGATGGGGTGTTTGTTGCTTCGGGTTCGTCCGAGCAGAAGGAAATGTCAAAGCTTGATGCTGCAAAGCAAGCTTTGCGTAAGTTATCACAGTCCATGCCCATTAGCATTGGGCCACCTCAATTTTCGGTTGAGCTCAATGGATCATTTGAGATTGAAGGTGCGAAACAAAAGTTGCATGAGCTATGCAGTATGAAAAAGTGGCCGAAGCCTATTTACAG AATTGAGAAGGACGCGGGTCCACCACATGAGAGGAAATTTGTATGCTCTGTTCAAGTAGCAACGATAGGAGGTACTTTCTTTATGGTGGGAGATGAAAAGTCAAGAATAAAGGAATCAGATAGTTCCGCTGCTTCATATTTAATTCGTGCCTTACATGAATCGAATTATCTGTGA
- the LOC121237336 gene encoding CCR4-NOT transcription complex subunit 9-like isoform X3, whose amino-acid sequence MSNLPQSLSMNAPFGGPSVSVPSAPGAPANKDRKMASAEHLVLDLSNPELRENALLELSKNKELFQDLAPSLWNSFGTIAALIQEIVSIYPVLSPPNLTPAQSNRVCNALALLQCVASHPDTRMLFLNAHIPLYLYPFLNTTSKSRPFEYLRLTSLGVIGALVKVDDTEVISFLLSTEIIPLCLRTMEMGSELSKTVATFIVQKILLDDVGLDYICTTAERFFAVGRVLGNMVAALAEQPSSRLLKHIIRCYLRLSDNPRACDALRSCLPDMLRDATFNGCLREDPTTRRWLQQLLHNVGVNRVPALQAGGGFDHMMVN is encoded by the exons ATGTCGAACCTGCCCCAATCGCTCTCCATGAACGCGCCCTTCGGAGGTCCGAGCGTGTCGGTCCCAAGCGCTCCCGGTGCTCCGGCGAACAAGGACCGGAAAATGGCCTCGGCCGAGCACTTGGTCCTCGACCTCAGCAACCCTGAACTCCGAGAGAACGCTCTTCTCGAACTCTCTAAG AACAAGGAATTATTTCAAGATTTGGCTCCTTCCCTGTGGAATTCTTTTGGTACTATTGCTGCACTTATACAG GAGATAGTTTCAATATACCCCGTTTTATCACCACCAAATCTGACTCCTGCACAATCAAATCGAGTTTGTAATGCTCTTGCCCTTCTTCAG TGTGTAGCCTCTCATCCAGACACAAGGATGTTGTTCCTCAATG CTCATATACCATTATATCTGTACCCCTTCCTTAATACAACAAGCAAGTCAAGGCCGTTTGAGTACTTGAGGCTGACTAGTTTGGGTGTCATTGGTGCCTTGGTAAAG GTTGATGATACAGAAGTTATTAGCTTCCTTCTCTCGACAGAAATAATTCCATTGTGCCTACGCACTATGGAAATGGGTAGTGAATTGTCAAAAACA GTTGCCACATTTATAGTTCAGAAAATTCTGTTGGATGATGTGGGCTTGGATTATATTTGTACCACCGCAGAACGGTTTTTTGCAGTAGGTCGAGTTTTGGGGAACATGGTTGCTGCCCTTGCTGAGCAACCCTCATCCCGTCTGTTGAAGCATATTATTCGATGCTATCTTCGATTGTCAGATAATCCAAG GGCTTGTGATGCATTAAGAAGTTGCCTTCCCGACATGCTAAGAGATGCTACCTTCAATGGTTGTCTTCGG GAAGATCCCACAACAAGGAGGTGGCTACAACAGTTGCTTCACAATGTCGGAGTAAATCGGGTTCCGGCTCTTCAAGCCGGGGGAGGATTTGATCATATGATGGTGAACTAA
- the LOC121237336 gene encoding CCR4-NOT transcription complex subunit 9-like isoform X4 translates to MSNLPQSLSMNAPFGGPSVSVPSAPGAPANKDRKMASAEHLVLDLSNPELRENALLELSKKRELFQDLAPLLWNSFGTIAALLQEIVSIYPVLSPPNLTPAQSNRVCNALALLQCVASHPDTRMLFLNAHIPLYLYPFLNTTSKSRPFEYLRLTSLGVIGALVKVDDTEVISFLLSTEIIPLCLRTMEMGSELSKTVATFIVQKILLDDVGLDYICTTAERFFAVGRVLGNMVAALAEQPSSRLLKHIIRCYLRLSDNPRACDALRSCLPDMLRDATFNGCLREDPTTRRWLQQLLHNVGVNRVPALQAGGGFDHMMVN, encoded by the exons ATGTCGAACCTGCCCCAATCGCTCTCCATGAACGCGCCCTTCGGAGGTCCGAGCGTGTCGGTCCCAAGCGCTCCCGGTGCTCCGGCGAACAAGGACCGGAAAATGGCCTCGGCCGAGCACTTGGTCCTCGACCTCAGCAACCCTGAACTCCGAGAGAACGCTCTTCTCGAACTCTCTAAG aaGAGAGAATTATTTCAAGATTTGGCTCCATTGTTGTGGAATTCTTTTGGTACTATTGCTGCACTTTTACAG GAGATAGTTTCAATATACCCCGTTTTATCACCACCAAATCTGACTCCTGCACAATCAAATCGAGTTTGTAATGCTCTTGCCCTTCTTCAG TGTGTAGCCTCTCATCCAGACACAAGGATGTTGTTCCTCAATG CTCATATACCATTATATCTGTACCCCTTCCTTAATACAACAAGCAAGTCAAGGCCGTTTGAGTACTTGAGGCTGACTAGTTTGGGTGTCATTGGTGCCTTGGTAAAG GTTGATGATACAGAAGTTATTAGCTTCCTTCTCTCGACAGAAATAATTCCATTGTGCCTACGCACTATGGAAATGGGTAGTGAATTGTCAAAAACA GTTGCCACATTTATAGTTCAGAAAATTCTGTTGGATGATGTGGGCTTGGATTATATTTGTACCACCGCAGAACGGTTTTTTGCAGTAGGTCGAGTTTTGGGGAACATGGTTGCTGCCCTTGCTGAGCAACCCTCATCCCGTCTGTTGAAGCATATTATTCGATGCTATCTTCGATTGTCAGATAATCCAAG GGCTTGTGATGCATTAAGAAGTTGCCTTCCCGACATGCTAAGAGATGCTACCTTCAATGGTTGTCTTCGG GAAGATCCCACAACAAGGAGGTGGCTACAACAGTTGCTTCACAATGTCGGAGTAAATCGGGTTCCGGCTCTTCAAGCCGGGGGAGGATTTGATCATATGATGGTGAACTAA